From a region of the Primulina eburnea isolate SZY01 chromosome 7, ASM2296580v1, whole genome shotgun sequence genome:
- the LOC140835914 gene encoding ethylene-responsive transcription factor ERF020-like, which translates to MTPRTGTAARAPRRRKWGKWVSEIRVPGTSERLWLGSYTSPEAAAVAHDVALYCLRGNSAPIDNFNFPSMLPGSVRMGMSPAEVQKAASDAGLAIDARLSNSLKPQHDDQNEIPQKQDQLVGGHDQVINWEPTNHENWDWSRRSAHDEDQHLNISVDDYLQWSNQ; encoded by the coding sequence ATGACGCCAAGAACGGGAACTGCAGCTCGAGCGCCACGTCGCCGGAAGTGGGGGAAATGGGTCTCGGAAATCAGGGTCCCGGGGACGTCGGAGCGTCTGTGGCTGGGCTCCTACACCAGCCCCGAGGCGGCGGCTGTTGCTCACGACGTGGCATTGTATTGTCTCAGGGGAAACTCGGCTCCCATAGATAATTTCAACTTTCCGTCGATGTTGCCGGGGAGCGTCAGAATGGGCATGTCCCCCGCGGAGGTGCAGAAGGCCGCGTCGGATGCTGGGTTGGCTATCGACGCGAGGTTGTCGAACTCATTGAAGCCGCAGCATGATGATCAGAATGAAATACCGCAGAAGCAAGATCAATTGGTGGGAGGTCATGATCAAGTGATTAACTGGGAGCCGACTAATCATGAAAACTGGGATTGGTCGAGAAGATCAGCACATGATGAGGATCAGCATTTGAACATTTCAGTCGATGATTATCTGCAATGGAGCAATCAATAA